GGCTCCCCGGCAGGTAGAACGACAGAGCGTTCCCTTTCCAGGCTGCGATTCTGGATGTTCCTCTGCAGGCAGAAAGCCAGCACTGCTGGGACGTCTCACACTGATGAGCTAGCTTTTTCCCTGCAGGGAGTTTTCCGCTCAGCAGAGCATGTTgcattagagcaggggttctcaatctgtGGTCCCTCCTctagattgattgactgacatttcctatcccactcttcctcccaggagcccagagcggtgtgctacatacttgagtttctcctcacaacaaccctgtgaagtaggttaggctgagagagagaagtgactggcccagagtcacatccagcaagtctcatggctgaatggggatttgaactcaggtctccccggtcctagtccagcactctaaccactacaccacgctggctctacaactcccggactacacctcccatcatccccagacacaacggccagaagttatagttcagcaagGTTCCACAGGTCGGGAACCCCTACATTAGACCAGCGCTCCCCACTGTAAGGcctggcggtgggggtgggggtggtaatgTTGGCCCACATCAACCCTAATTtgggctctccagttgttgactgggcctgtgtgaagctttggctgaagctgaatcctcTGCGGTCCCTCCAACACCCACTCTGCTCAGCACGGGGGAAGCTCCTTTAAGGGCAATggggccctcttgagcccctgaggcatgcacagagtgtgggaagagtagcccttcccaacactttcctcctagagctctaaAGAAAGGGCTCCGACTCTTGCAAAGGGCCTTTCAGCACCAAGAAAAGCACAGGACTCTCACACGGAAGGAGTTCTGCCCATGTGCTCCCTGCTTGAGGAACAGTGACAATCGCCGCACTGGGTATATTAGCTAAAAATCCCACTCGAAAGAGGCATCACCCTAGAACCCGAACCTGCTTTCGTTTCCTCAGCGGACGTTTGAGAGGGCTTAGCACCTTGTGGTGCAGAAtaaaagaacatcagaacagccctgctggatcaggcccaaggaggcccatctagtccagcttcttgttttgcacagtggcccaccagatgctgctggaagccacaggcaggagttgaaaggggcaggccctctctcctgctgtgactcccctgcaagtgggattgagaggcattgtgcctctgaggctcgtggtggcctatagccctccgactagtagccattgatagacctcccctccatgaagtgatccaagcctctcttcaagccatccaggttcttggctgtcaccacatctcgtggcagagaattccacaagtggatgatgtgttgtgtgaaaatgtacttccatttgctggtcctagatttcctggcaatcaatttcttggGGACGGGGCAGCTTTGGATGCCCAATTCCTGACTGGGaggacactgtggctgggccaGCGatgcaccctctctctctctctctctctctcagcctagcctacctcacagggttgctgtgatgaTCAAAGCAATGGTCAGAAGGCACCACCCCAACTGCAGGCGCTAAGGAGGCCTAGGTCTGGGGATGCCGCCCTGCGTTCcatgagggaaggggaaagaaatgaaACAAGCAAGAAGGTATGCCAGCCTGGCGAGTTatagggaggaaaaggagggggtgggggggtggaatagCTGTTTTGACTAGCTTctggcctttaaaaaaactttttaaggggagggagggagagtgtgcaATAGCATGTGTCAAGAAAGGCACGTGGCAGCAAGGAGAAGAAAAAAGCCAGAGAAGCAGGGAgcggaagagagaaagaagaaaggcgTTCCGTCGCCGGTTATTCCCGCAACGTTCTAATTAGTACCAGCTCCAGGCTCCGCTTTCTCTGCACGCGCAAAATATCTGACCTTtaaaagaggagagggagagacggCGACGAGGGGCCGGCAGAGCTGGAAACAGCCATTTAGAAGCTGTCACAagcaaaaaagcagggagggtggGCTCCGTTTAAATAAACCAGAGGGTCTAATTTTGATATCTCGTCAGAACTtccaaggggggtggggggagaggatgaCACAGGAGAGGCGGCAGTCGAGTCAACATCCTGGGCGGTGTGGCCAGGAATAGCCACATGACACCTGAGCTTGCGCAAGGATCCTGCGTGGAGATGGCGTCACAGCACAACTGGCAGTGGGATCCAGGgtgaggaggggtgggggaagaagggaaAGAGGCCAAATTTGGAAGGCAGGAGCAGATGAGTGGAAAAAGCAAGGCTCCTAACTACCTTCCCTGGCTTGGAAAAAGGTACTGAGTTCCTGACTCAAGCCTCAGTTGGCCCAACTGTAACTTGGGCTTGGCCGTCATGCCTGTCCAGGCGGGTGCTTGGGAAGAGAGACGTGGCTTGATATCCTGTTAAAAGAGCAGGGAGTACCGCATGGGTTCTCTGGATGATCAGGAAGAGGGCACAGGCAAGAAGTTTGCAATAAGTTTCcacacaattcatttatcagTGTGGTACCAGTGCTCTCTCTCGACAATAGCGCGTCAGAGTGCAGGTGAGGGAAGGGTATGGagtgattattattttattttttttgtcctTGTCCCAGGCAAATATTTTTTGCAGGGAGAAAAGTAGCAAGCCAAAAAGAAGGTGGTGTTCTAGAGGCAAGCCTCAAACCTCTAAACAAATGCTTCCTAGCAGCTGGAGCATGTATGTGTGCACGTAGGACAGAACTTTCACACACAGCCTGCTTCAGCAGGGACTTCTCACCCATTCAAGCCAAAAATCTAAGTGCTGAAAAGTCAAGTGACATGTGTCTAGAAGGAGGCAGATACAGACCCAGATCTGTGACCCAAACCTCTATCCACTGGGCTGCACTGGAAAAAAGCAGGCTGCTAATCCTCAAGACACACTTGAAAACAGGAGAGCAATGTTTGGAGAAGTCTCAGTAACCAAGAAGATCAGAGCACGGTACCCAGAGTGCACCACTCCTTCTCCTTTACTGTATAAGCAAAAATGATGCAAGACGAGGTAAATGCAGTTTGTGTTAAATTGCAAAATGCATTCCAAACACACAGATTGCATTACCATGGTGCAGAATaccttgttgttttttttaaagacatttctGGTAGTTGTGATGTTGTAGCTTTGAACAGAACTATTGTACTGTAGTTATGTTGGTTTTAACAAAAGACGAGAGTTAAACATGTTCAGAATACATACCATGCCATCTCTGTTCCTCAGATTCAGTGTGCGGGTACGTTTGCAGACACAAGTGAACTGGTGACACAAAATGAAGTGAGGGGTGCTGCCGCCAAAGACAAccaggagcagggccttctcagagtgGCACCAGATCTCTGGAACTCCTTGCTGAGAGAGGCTCATCACCTCCAGAGAGGTAGATCAGCAGAAGGACTGCTCCGGTGGGATGGGATCTCTTCCATCAGCCAGTTTCCAGGGTCTACCTGCAAATCGTTTTGGTCTCCTCCCTCTGGAGTGAAGAGACTGGGAACTTGAGACACCAGGGGCCACGTGAGACCCTTTAATTAGGACCCCCTGCCTATTTAAATTGTACCTTGGGGTGGATTTTGGTTGCCGGCTACTTTGGGAATGTAATCTTTTACTGGAAAAAAGGGTTTAAGTATAATCCAAAAGAGATCTTGCTCAATCAAAGCTGTCTTTTCAAAGGATGCTTGGCGTGACCAGAAGCTGAAGTCCCACCCTGTAACAGACAGGCATTTTTAAACGCCGATCTTTTATTTGAGTGCCTGGGCTTTTTAGACAAATTTTGCCACGTTTTTCTACAGGTTTCACTGCAACAAGCCACTCAGAGTATGGCTAGAAAGCGATATATGTTTTtaacaccacacacaaaaaagggaaTGAACTCAAAAGGCGCTCCCACAATTTGAGACTCCCCAGATCCCAGCAATTTCATTCTGAGCAGGGCAGCTCTGTTTGCACTTGTCATCGGCTCTTCCACCTGTGGGGTTCCCCATACCCCAACTTCCAGGGGGAGATGGGCATTTCCTGCAGAAGGCACCTGCTTGCACTCACACTAAAAACCAGAGGCCACTGGCAGATCTGGGTCCCACTCCCACCTATGCCCCCCTCTCAAACTGGTGCCTCAAAGGGAGGGAACATGCATTTGTTCCCCCAaagcaaaaaccacacacacacctgtcagaACGGGTCCTTTTGcctacttttttttttatttgttaaGGGTTGGATTTAACCCCACATCCTCTGTAAagatcagaggaggaggaggaggaggaggagaggtccaGAGCAGAGGCAGCCGTTTCCACGCAGTGGCAGCAAGATTTCCTGCAACATGGAGACAAGAGCAACATGTGAAGTAAACAGCAGGGAGCTAAGCCAAACCTGAACCTAAGAACTGGCCCAGGAGGATTTCTTCAGAGATCCAGAAACAAACCCAGATTTAAACctctcttggttgccttgaaccaGAATTGGGGCCCCGAACACAAGAAGTGGCAACCTCTTCAAAGGAAGAGGTTCCGTTTTAGGTACtctgctttcagctgaaggatGATGAAACTTTCATTTTCCGTTTTTCAAAGTCTTTACATATTTTGCCTGTAAAGTTAGAGCAACTAAAAGTTACTAAGCTTATTCCTTTTATTGAGTTCTCTTGTaagcaaaagagtttgatattaCGCTGCATGAAATGGACCTAAAGCAGTGTCAAAGTGCTTTTTTGAGGTAGTCGGTATCTGAAGTGGGCACTTGCAAAAACCCCGATGAATCTAGTTCATCAGAACCCACAGTGTTAATGGTTCCACTCCCTGATGACGAGGGCGAGTGGGGGAAGGACAAGACACCTCCTAATCAGCTTTGGGCTGGCCAAAGGTTGACACAGTCTGTCCACCCACTTTCAGATGAAGTTGGGGGTGCACGTTTGAGAGAGAGAAGACTTTAAGACTGCCCTGAACCAGCAAGGTCAGATTTGAGTCTGGGAGTGCTTTAAAGCAAGACTTGCCCCCAGTTTCACATAGGTGCAGATCTTTTGCTCGTTTTTAACAGCAGCAATCATAGATTAGGCCGTCTGTGCAACAGGAAAGCAACAACTATTGTCAGGCCAGCTCACGGCCACTGCAGGATTTATATCTGTCCAGAGACAGCTGGGTGCTCAGTTTATCCCTGCCAGATCCAGTGGCAGTTTAGTGCCACTTTTCTTGGGATGCTCGAGAGAAAGCAAGAGAGTGCAGGCAGATGGGGGCAAGGGGCTAGCTCTTAAGTCCTCCTGGCCACCAGGAGCAGCCTTTTCGAGAGGCAGCCTCCTCCACAGCCCCTCGCTTAACCTCGCCAGGGCCTGCGGGATAGCGGAGTTTTCCTTCGaagcacagaggccaaagaaagaGCGGCAGCAGCTTCATCTGCGCTGAATAGTGTAAGACGGGAAGCAACTGACTGCTTGAGTGAAGGGTGGGAATTTACTGCAAAATGCACCCTGGGTAAGGAAGAGGCCATCCAAAGACTTCCGACTGGCCTTAAAGTGCTCTTCAGTTTCATGACTCAGCTGCTCCATCTAGTGGCCAAAGTCTGGCCCGAGTCGCGACACATTCTCCCAAATCCAGGAGGCtgaagcctgcctgaaagccaacATCCCCCAGCCTCGTTTGTCCAGGACCCTAGTGCCCTGAGCTTGCTTAGTACAAAGGGAAAtgtactttgcacatgctcagaagcagccTTCACCTATTGCAGACCTCCACGGCAGGCCACCTCTGATGCCCTGCCTAACCCCACTGGATTACACAAAATCAGGACAGCCAAGCCAGGAAATCTCTTTGGAACTGGCACTCCCTCATTAGCCAGCCCCAGAAACCATCCACAactcctccttcccccttctctctgtaaGGAAGGAACCTATGCCAGCAAACTCCCATGTCTCTCTATTACAAAAATGAAATTATAAACTGCCAGGAAAGCCTAGTTTGGCTGAGAAGTGGGTATAAACTTAATAAAATGAGAAGAATGAACACACCAGCTTAACTATGCTGAAGAAGCATAAAGGTGGGGGGGCAGTATCTTAAAACAGAGCAAAAAAAGGGaaaaaccccccccccagctattctCGTCATTCATCAGCTCTTGCAGCCATTAAGATCCCGCAGCCATTTTCATCAGCTATCAGCTCTGCAGTCATTTCAAGTGTTTTTCAAGTGGTATTCAATATTGCATATCCAGCAAATTGTATGTAGAATCATCTTTGGACATTTATATCCATCTCTCAAGAGACTTACAAAACAACTTTTAGACCTATTACTGCACCTGGTCAGTTTATTACAAACGTTGTAATGCATTGCAACACGGTTTCAGAGACTGAAATACGTTATATTAAGATATGCTATATACTAGTTATATTACACCATTTGTACAGCAGTTATCTGGTTTTTTGCTTTGAGTACTAACTCCCTCTGCAAGGCCTACATGGGACCATCTCTTtccactcccctccctccaacTCCCTTGTCTGGTCAAAAATCTTTCCCCTCCTTCACCATGATACCTCACCAGAACTACTCTCTCTGACCTTGACCCCGCCACCCCGAGTACATTTGCTAATATGCAATTTGTGTTAAACATCTCTCGGCACTTCCACCTCGCCGGACAGCACGAAGTTGACTGGGGAGAGAGCTGGATGACTGGCGAGGGTTTCCGACTCCTGGTCACTGATCAATACCAGCAACCTAAAgaggttttctcccccccccccactttctagaCAAGACTGGTCTGTAGTAACTCAGCGATTTGTGTTTGTATGTGCAGGGCAACCCAGTGTACTGCTCTTGGGATGAGGGAGGCAACCGCCCCCCATCCCCAACTGGTTGGCTTTGGCATTCtagtttaaaagaaaagaagTAGATCCTTCAAGCCTAAAGTTTGCCCACCTGAGCTACACCATCAAATTTTAAACTGAGACTTGACCCCAGGCAACCCACTAGTTGGCGCTAACTCTGGTTTAGAACGCCAAGCAAACCAAGGAAGCATCATGGCTCCCAATCATATTTCCTTTCAACATCATGTACTCTGCCTTTTGCAGCACAGGGCCGAGGTGGCTTCCGAAGTACAAAACCACTTTGCAAGAAGTGACGATAGGAGAGTGTGGCCCAGACCAGGAAGGAGACTTAAAAAtcttactggacttagtgactgtcactgtgggagtgggggagatgcTAAGtagatggcttctccaagatagggctgagagagattcctgactgcaacttgggagaagccactgccagtctgtgaagacaatactgagctagatagaccaatggtctgactcagtatatggcagcttcctgttcctatGTTGTTCTCTTTGTTCCCTCTACAAGTAACACGCTTAAGACAGAAACAGGGCAGTCTGGTACAACACGatctttttaagaacataagaacagtgttgctggatcaggcccaaggaggcgcatccagtccagcatcctgtttcacacagtggcccaccagatgcctctagggagcccacaggcaagaggcatgtgcatgccctccctcctgctgtggctccccctgcaactggtattgagacgcatcgtgactctgaggctggaggtggcccacagccaccaggctagtagccactgatagacctgtccaccatggacAGTTCTATTTAAATAATGCTACCTCTGCATATCCCAGTTTAGCCGTcatagttaaatttctaggtaccATGGTCCCCTGACACCCAGGATGTGTCAAACGCTGCCCTAAAAACCTCTCCAGCTAAGGGCACTGATTAAAAGGGTTGTCAGAacaaatacagtcatccctcaccaattgCAGTTCTTCCAAAAGTGGATTTcagtatccgcgactgggaaatggTGACCGTCCTCTCCAACCGTGACTTGAGAATCCATGTTTTGgcgaggttttttttaaatttactggatgggccgggggggggggattttccagGCGTCAGGGGGCGATTCTATTTATTTTTTCCGTTTTTCTGCAACCATGATTCTCCTAACCGTgtttgccattggtttcaatggctcgTCTACCGCGAATTCACCAACCACGAGGTTTTCTGGGAACTGACgactgtatgtttttaaaagatgctggAATGTTAATCAAGAGGGGGTTGGCCAAATTTCCTGAGGAAGTGAGTCCTAAAGGGCAGGGCCACCACATACAAGGCCCTTCCAATGCAGGTGCCGAATGGATCTGCAACGGCATACGCAGAAGACTGTCCCTACAAGTTCTTATAATGGGGACGGGGGGTCTGAAGCAGACAGCAGATGACCTTCCGAAAGGCCACCCAGTGAATTTGGGGTGGAACTGGTGACTTCCTCCCCGTCACATACCTACAATCCTTGAACACTATGCCATTGCAGATCTCAAAGAGCTCTGAAACTATGCCAGTCGGTATAGGCAGTggactaagttagatggaccaatggccgggCTCATTCACAGGCAACCTTCTATGTTTTTTTGACTGACAACAGATAGGAAAACGCCCAACAGCGGACACTCACCCTCGTCACTCCAGAGCCTTCACTATTGCCTCGTTGGCTTCTACGTTGATCTGGGCTTCGGCCTTTGATGCTTCGTCTGAGGCAGAGGCCAGCTCCGACAGAGCTTTTTCCAAATTTGACTTGGCTGCCTACGCGCAGGAAAGGGGCTGGAATTAGGACGGGAAGGGGGAGGCGTGGAATCTGCTGAGGACGTGGCTGGGCATCTGCCAAGCCTCTGCTCTGTACCTGTGGAGTCCCACCTGAAACAGGTAGCTGATGCTAGggtaggggttcccagccttaggtccccagatggtgctggactacaactcccaccacccccttaTTCTGGCTTCGGGGTGGAGAAGGCAGCTACGAACCGCAAGGTCAAGCCTATCCAACTCTGCCACTTCCTCAGCCAGTAGCTGGACGGAGGAGTCTGCGTTCACTGTGATGGAGCCGCTGCTAACTGCaaacaaaaacagagagagagagtcagcagATCTCATGCCAGccagattccctccctccctctttgcccATCCATTTCTAAAATGTGGCCTGCAGTTCCATTCATGTTTTCTTCTCTCTCAGAGTCTattgctcttttctctctcttggattccgttttttaaatggtggtggtgggcggaaaCTTTGCATCAATGTATTGTGAGAAAAGTGCTACAAAAATGTTTGAAACAAAAAAACCTAAATGGCCTCACAGCAGCTCTGTGCTTCTTTTCATGCCAGGGCCTGCCACAAGAGCCCTTTCCCAGCAACCATCCAtatcaggggaggagagctggtcttgtgggagcaagcaggaatcTGCTAAGCAGGCCCcaccctttcagcctttaagatcttattgaagacgttgcttttccaccaggcatttgccctttaaatctctctcttttttaaaattttaaatctcagatgctgttcttgtctgtccactgccctgagtctgtggattgggcagcaTAGTAAGTAGGTAggcaagtaagtaaataagtaaataagtaaataaataaataaataaaatgatgggagactgcatgcaaatactgtcagatattcccctcaggggatggggccgctctgggaacagcacctacctgcttgcatgcagaaggtcccaagtgacCTCCCTGGTGAAATCtttaagagagggctgagagagagactcctgtcggCAACCATGGGAGAtgtcgctgccagtctgcgtagacataggaacataggaagctgccatatactgagtcagacccttggtccatctagctcagtactgtctacactgactggcagcggcttctccaaggttgcaggcaggagtctctctcagccctgtcttgaaggtgctgccagggagggtaattggaaccttctgctcttcccagagcggccccattatcccgaggggaagatctttccagtgctcacacatcaagtctcccatccaaatacacaccagggcagaccctgcttagctaaggggacaagtcaggcttgctgccccaagaccagctctcctctcccaggcgACACAGGCTGCTCATCTTGACTCTCTTCTACTCAAGCAGCTCCTGTCATGTGAATGGGCCCAAGCTGCCTGAAGCCTCTGCCTGTGACTCAAACTCCTGCAACAGACTTCCACTGTGTTACAATTAAGGGTGTGCCCGAAATGTTACGGAGACCATTATAGaagcctctgaaacgtttcggccacCTGGGCCGTTTCAGATTTcggaggcggcgggggtgctcccttaagggcaggggacgGTGCACTTACCTATTCCGCTGCATTTCCCTCGCCAAAGCCCCTCGGGGTAACAGCGTACCCCTCTGCCGCCctcggccggaagtactgggcatgCATGGCCTGGttgcctcccctctgcccctgccacAATACCCGAGACCAGCCTTCACCACCTCTCCTTTCCCCAACCAAACTTACCAAAGAACTTCGCTGCAGAGCCGTCCTCGGCAAACACCGTCACAACTCCAGGCTTCAGGACTTGCAGCGTGGGGACATGGGCGGCCAAGATACCGAAGGAGCCACTCAGGGTGGGCACATCCACTTGCTTCACAGTAGCTGCATTGTAGAAAACCTGAAAAGCGGccagggagaaagggagagaaaggtttGTTGGGAAGCCAGCTGAGCACcctgagcagcaggaagggagtcAGTCACTGCCAAGGAAATTCATGGTTAACGCTGAggttatgcatttatttttacatgtcaAACGTTTCATCATCCAGAAGTCAAGACATTCAGTTGTAAACAAATCTGCACTACCTCTCATCTTCAGCCACTTTTTGTAAAACATATTCTCATTTGTTTTGACTGAGTGTATTCCTTGAGGATGCAGAGTCCCACGATACGTTCCAGTTTCTTTCCAGATATATACAGAAACAAACATACAAAGTGAAGATGCATATGATATATGCGCACACTCACTCTTCTGTCTTCAGCATGTTTCGTAAaatacacacttttaaaaaattgagtgtAACCCTTGGAAGATCCAGAATTTCATATACCTTGCTCtgtaactacacacacacacacgcacacccaccCCACAAAATATGTATacattaaatacacacacatatatttccagctgctttttaaaaaaagatacattCATCTGACTGAGTGTATCCCTTGAGGCACCAGAGCTTCACAATGCCTTGCTAGGTGATTACGGAGGGACTCTCTTATCT
Above is a window of Hemicordylus capensis ecotype Gifberg chromosome 2, rHemCap1.1.pri, whole genome shotgun sequence DNA encoding:
- the ATP5F1D gene encoding ATP synthase subunit delta, mitochondrial, with protein sequence MLPASRLLLARLVASGIRSPARRYAEAAGPAQMAFTFASPSEVFYNAATVKQVDVPTLSGSFGILAAHVPTLQVLKPGVVTVFAEDGSAAKFFVSSGSITVNADSSVQLLAEEVAELDRLDLAAAKSNLEKALSELASASDEASKAEAQINVEANEAIVKALE